The following coding sequences lie in one Limibacillus sp. genomic window:
- a CDS encoding LysE family translocator, producing the protein MPLDLYLAFVVAAFVVIIVPGPVVSLVIANALRHGSGYALVSLAGTQSGTALLLAAVGLGLSFLIGVMAEWFDWVRWIGAAYLIWLGVQRLREGGRLEGVEPEPRLPFGKLFLQGFLISLSNPKSMAFLAVFLPQFIDPGEAAGPQMALLCVTFWVIALLGDGLYALAAGGARRWFSKPGRLRWINRVTGSVLIAGGAWLALARR; encoded by the coding sequence ATGCCGCTCGATCTCTATCTCGCCTTCGTGGTCGCCGCGTTCGTGGTGATCATCGTGCCCGGGCCGGTGGTGTCCCTGGTGATCGCCAATGCCCTGCGCCACGGCAGCGGCTATGCGCTGGTGAGTCTCGCAGGCACGCAGAGCGGCACCGCCCTGCTGCTGGCCGCCGTGGGCCTCGGCCTCTCCTTCCTGATCGGGGTCATGGCCGAGTGGTTCGACTGGGTGCGCTGGATCGGTGCTGCCTATCTCATCTGGCTGGGCGTGCAGCGGCTGCGCGAGGGCGGGCGGCTGGAGGGTGTCGAGCCCGAACCGCGCCTGCCCTTCGGGAAGCTGTTCCTGCAAGGTTTTCTGATCTCGCTCTCCAATCCCAAGTCCATGGCCTTCCTGGCGGTCTTCCTGCCGCAGTTCATCGATCCCGGCGAAGCGGCGGGGCCGCAGATGGCGCTGCTCTGCGTCACCTTCTGGGTGATCGCGTTGCTGGGCGACGGTCTCTACGCGCTGGCGGCGGGCGGCGCGCGGCGCTGGTTTTCGAAGCCCGGGCGGCTACGCTGGATCAACCGCGTGACAGGGTCGGTCCTGATCGCCGGGGGCGCCTGGCTGGCCCTGGCGAGACGGTGA
- the choV gene encoding choline ABC transporter ATP-binding protein, whose product MMSAVSFEKVDIIFGDSPKTALPLLDEGKTRDEILAATGQVLGVADATLEVEEGSICVLMGLSGSGKSTLLRAVNGLNKVTRGRVVVRARGQKEVDVANCSGSALRQLRMNSVAMVFQQFALLPWRTVEENVGLGLELRGLGKAERQRVVKDKLELVGLGQWATKYAHELSGGMQQRVGLARAFATDADILLMDEPFSALDPLIRDHLQDELLELQERLNKTIVFVSHDLDEALKLGNKIAIMEGGRIVQAGEAEEIVLNPASDYVAEFVAHMNPLKVLRGGTLMRELADLPREGESLLLSSESGLKVTLSAEGRPASAEKSGVPVEILAEGARAGCLPCISPEVPMSEIIALRHSCGLPVLMVEDGKLVGVCDDEAIYGGIMRQSQGSAQKTDAA is encoded by the coding sequence ATCATGAGCGCCGTTTCCTTCGAAAAGGTCGACATCATCTTTGGGGACAGCCCCAAGACGGCTCTGCCCCTGCTCGACGAGGGCAAGACACGCGACGAGATCCTGGCCGCCACCGGTCAGGTGCTGGGCGTGGCCGACGCGACGCTGGAGGTCGAGGAGGGCTCGATCTGCGTCCTCATGGGCCTCTCCGGCTCCGGCAAGTCGACGCTGCTGCGCGCCGTCAACGGCCTCAACAAGGTGACGCGCGGCCGGGTCGTGGTCCGCGCGCGCGGTCAAAAGGAAGTGGATGTCGCCAACTGTTCCGGCTCGGCCCTGCGGCAACTGCGCATGAACTCGGTCGCCATGGTGTTTCAGCAGTTCGCCCTGCTGCCCTGGCGCACGGTGGAGGAGAACGTGGGCCTGGGCCTGGAGCTGCGCGGCCTCGGCAAGGCCGAACGCCAGAGGGTCGTCAAGGACAAGCTCGAGCTGGTCGGCTTGGGGCAGTGGGCCACCAAGTACGCCCATGAGCTTTCCGGCGGCATGCAGCAGCGCGTGGGCCTCGCCCGCGCCTTTGCGACCGACGCCGACATCCTGCTGATGGACGAGCCTTTCTCCGCTTTGGACCCGCTGATCCGCGACCACCTGCAGGATGAGCTTCTTGAACTGCAAGAGCGGCTCAACAAGACCATCGTCTTCGTGTCCCACGACCTGGACGAAGCGCTGAAGCTCGGCAACAAGATCGCCATCATGGAGGGCGGGCGCATCGTGCAGGCCGGGGAGGCGGAGGAGATCGTGCTCAATCCCGCCAGCGACTACGTGGCCGAGTTCGTCGCGCACATGAACCCCTTGAAGGTGCTGCGCGGCGGCACCCTGATGCGCGAGCTGGCCGACCTGCCGCGTGAGGGGGAGAGCCTGCTGCTTTCGTCTGAGAGCGGGCTCAAGGTGACGCTGTCCGCCGAAGGGCGTCCGGCATCCGCTGAGAAGTCAGGCGTGCCGGTCGAGATCCTGGCCGAAGGTGCGCGGGCGGGCTGCCTGCCCTGCATCTCTCCCGAGGTGCCCATGTCCGAGATCATCGCGCTGCGCCACAGCTGCGGCCTGCCGGTTCTGATGGTCGAGGATGGGAAGCTCGTCGGCGTCTGCGATGACGAGGCGATCTACGGCGGCATCATGCGCCAGTCCCAGGGCAGCGCCCAGAAGACCGACGCGGCCTAG
- the bmt gene encoding betaine--homocysteine S-methyltransferase has translation MTDKLTELLSTRPWLLADGATGTNLFAAGLESGDAPELWNTDPEFSERVYALNKSFVDAGSDIILTNSFGGNRYRLKLHKAEGRVAELNEAAAAIARRAADSVDRPVLVAGSLGPTGEILEPVGTLSEADARSAFAEQAKALAAGGADLIWIETISSVEELRAAVAGAAESGLPVVSTLSFDTNGCTMMGVTPAAVAHLMHNLDARPAAYGANCGTGAAELVTALLSMSDAAGEDDILIAKSNCGIPRYEGGKIVYSGTPELMAAYACLALDAGARIIGGCCGTTADHLRAMKSALESHAKGAKPTLETIVAKLGEVSAGSAALGSGQPLGERPTRDRGQRGRRRRG, from the coding sequence ATGACTGACAAGCTGACCGAGCTGCTTTCCACCCGCCCCTGGCTGCTCGCCGACGGTGCGACGGGCACAAACCTTTTTGCCGCCGGACTTGAAAGCGGCGACGCTCCGGAACTCTGGAACACCGACCCGGAATTCTCCGAGCGCGTCTACGCTCTCAACAAATCCTTCGTCGATGCCGGGTCGGATATCATTCTGACCAACTCCTTCGGCGGCAACCGCTACCGCCTGAAGCTGCACAAGGCCGAGGGCCGGGTCGCCGAATTGAACGAAGCCGCCGCCGCCATAGCGCGCCGCGCCGCCGACAGCGTGGACCGCCCCGTCCTGGTCGCAGGTTCGCTCGGGCCCACGGGCGAGATTCTGGAGCCGGTCGGCACGCTCTCCGAAGCCGATGCGAGGAGCGCTTTCGCCGAGCAGGCAAAGGCGCTGGCGGCTGGCGGAGCGGACCTGATCTGGATCGAGACCATCTCCTCCGTCGAGGAACTGAGAGCCGCTGTCGCGGGCGCTGCGGAGAGCGGACTGCCCGTGGTTTCCACCCTCTCCTTCGACACCAACGGCTGCACCATGATGGGCGTGACGCCAGCGGCGGTGGCTCACCTCATGCACAATCTTGACGCCAGGCCCGCCGCCTATGGCGCCAACTGCGGCACGGGCGCCGCCGAACTGGTGACGGCCCTGCTTTCGATGAGCGACGCCGCCGGCGAGGACGACATCCTGATCGCAAAGAGCAACTGCGGCATCCCGCGCTATGAAGGCGGCAAGATCGTCTATAGCGGCACGCCCGAGCTAATGGCCGCCTATGCCTGCCTGGCGTTGGATGCCGGCGCCAGGATCATCGGCGGATGCTGCGGCACCACGGCTGACCACCTGAGGGCGATGAAGAGCGCTTTGGAGAGCCACGCAAAAGGCGCGAAGCCGACCCTTGAGACGATCGTTGCCAAACTCGGCGAGGTATCGGCGGGCAGCGCGGCACTCGGCAGCGGCCAGCCTCTGGGCGAGCGTCCAACGCGCGACCGCGGCCAGCGCGGGCGCCGGCGAAGAGGTTAG
- a CDS encoding FAD-dependent oxidoreductase produces MKSHVRVAVIGGGVVGCSVLYHLTKLGWKDVQLIERSELTSGSTWHAAGGFHTLNADTNMAALQGYTIRLYKELEEISGQSCGLHHVGGLTLATTPERMDFLKQERAKHRYMGLETELVGPEEIAKLSPITNTEGVIGALYDPLDGHLDPSGTTHAYARAARLQGAEIVLRNRVLELNPQSDGSWQVVTEAGTVIAEHVVNAGGLWARELGAMAGVFLPLHPMEHQYLVTEDIPEVYNHGSELPHVMDPAGESYLRQEGRGLVIGIYEQACDPWAVDGTPWDFGHELLPDQLDRIAEPLEYAFKRYPCLGRAGIKRIINGPFTFAPDGNPLVGPVPGLRNYWSACGVMAGFSQGGGVGLTLAEWMVEGEASRDVYAMDVARFGDWVTRAYTRNKVIENYQRRFSVSYPNEELPAGRPLDTTPVYPLWKAQNAVFGQGYGLEHVNYFAPEGEEPYEVPSFRRSNAFKTVAAECRAVREAVGINEIHNFGKYLVSGPGAEAWLDRIMAGRMPKLGRITLTPMLSPKGKIIGDFTVTRLAPEAFQLTASYSAQAFHSRWFQMNLPADGSVTIDNVSLKRIGFQIAGPKARDLLSRVARADVSHAALPFMAARHLEVGLCDALVQRVTYTGDLGYEIYVPAEQQLALYEALTRAGADLGLKPFGMRAMMSLRLEKSFGSWMAEFKPDYLPAETGIDRFVAYDKPADFIGKAAALEERAKGPARRICSFRVEASDADVAGYEPIWVDGEVVGFVTSGGYAHHAATSVALGFLPVGLIEEGRKVEIEILGERRPATLFTRTLFDPENQRMRS; encoded by the coding sequence GTGAAGTCTCACGTAAGGGTTGCCGTGATCGGCGGCGGAGTGGTCGGTTGCTCGGTGCTCTATCACCTGACCAAGCTCGGCTGGAAGGATGTCCAGCTGATCGAGCGCTCCGAGTTGACCAGCGGGTCCACCTGGCACGCGGCCGGCGGCTTCCACACCCTCAACGCCGATACCAACATGGCCGCGCTCCAGGGCTACACCATCCGGCTCTATAAGGAGCTTGAGGAGATTTCCGGCCAATCCTGCGGCCTGCACCATGTCGGCGGCCTGACGCTGGCCACCACGCCCGAGCGCATGGACTTCCTGAAGCAGGAGCGCGCCAAGCACCGCTACATGGGCCTGGAGACCGAGCTCGTCGGACCGGAGGAGATCGCCAAGCTCTCCCCCATCACCAACACCGAGGGTGTGATCGGCGCGCTCTACGATCCGCTCGACGGCCACCTGGATCCTTCCGGCACGACCCACGCCTACGCCCGCGCCGCCCGCCTCCAGGGCGCCGAGATCGTCCTGCGAAACCGGGTGCTGGAACTCAATCCGCAGAGCGACGGCTCCTGGCAGGTGGTGACCGAAGCGGGCACGGTGATAGCCGAGCACGTGGTCAACGCCGGCGGCCTTTGGGCGCGTGAACTGGGCGCCATGGCCGGCGTCTTCCTGCCGCTGCATCCCATGGAGCACCAGTATCTGGTCACCGAGGACATCCCGGAGGTCTACAACCACGGCAGCGAGCTGCCGCATGTCATGGACCCGGCGGGCGAGAGCTATCTGCGCCAGGAGGGCCGCGGGCTGGTGATCGGCATCTATGAGCAGGCCTGCGACCCCTGGGCGGTGGACGGCACCCCCTGGGACTTCGGGCACGAGTTGCTGCCGGACCAGTTGGACCGGATCGCCGAGCCCCTGGAATACGCCTTCAAACGCTACCCCTGTCTCGGGCGCGCGGGCATCAAGCGGATCATCAACGGACCCTTCACCTTCGCGCCCGACGGCAACCCTCTGGTCGGCCCGGTGCCGGGGCTTCGGAACTACTGGTCGGCCTGCGGCGTCATGGCGGGCTTCAGCCAGGGCGGCGGCGTGGGCCTGACCCTGGCCGAATGGATGGTGGAGGGCGAAGCCTCGCGCGATGTCTACGCCATGGACGTGGCACGCTTCGGCGACTGGGTGACGCGCGCCTATACCCGCAACAAGGTGATCGAGAACTATCAGCGGCGCTTTTCCGTCTCCTACCCGAACGAAGAGCTTCCCGCCGGGCGCCCGCTCGACACCACGCCGGTCTATCCGCTCTGGAAGGCTCAGAACGCGGTCTTCGGGCAGGGCTATGGCCTGGAACACGTCAACTACTTCGCACCGGAAGGAGAAGAGCCCTACGAGGTCCCCTCCTTCCGCCGCTCCAACGCCTTTAAGACCGTGGCCGCTGAGTGCCGGGCCGTGCGCGAGGCCGTGGGCATCAACGAGATCCATAACTTCGGCAAGTATCTTGTCTCCGGCCCCGGCGCCGAGGCCTGGCTCGACCGGATCATGGCGGGCCGGATGCCCAAGCTGGGCCGCATCACGCTGACCCCCATGCTGAGCCCCAAGGGCAAGATCATCGGGGACTTCACCGTGACCCGCCTGGCCCCTGAAGCCTTCCAGCTGACCGCGTCCTACAGCGCCCAGGCGTTCCATTCGCGCTGGTTCCAGATGAACCTGCCGGCAGACGGATCGGTGACCATCGATAACGTCTCCTTGAAGCGGATCGGCTTTCAGATCGCCGGACCGAAAGCGCGCGATCTGCTGTCCCGCGTGGCGCGCGCCGATGTCTCCCATGCAGCCCTGCCCTTCATGGCGGCGCGGCACTTGGAGGTCGGGCTCTGCGACGCCCTGGTTCAGCGGGTCACCTACACCGGCGATCTCGGCTATGAGATCTACGTGCCCGCCGAACAGCAGCTCGCCCTTTACGAGGCGCTGACGCGGGCGGGTGCGGACCTGGGCCTGAAGCCCTTTGGCATGCGGGCCATGATGTCGCTGCGCCTGGAGAAGTCCTTCGGGTCCTGGATGGCCGAGTTCAAGCCGGACTACCTGCCGGCGGAAACCGGCATCGACCGTTTCGTCGCCTACGACAAGCCAGCCGACTTCATCGGCAAGGCCGCCGCGCTGGAGGAGCGGGCCAAGGGCCCGGCGCGGCGCATCTGCAGCTTCCGGGTGGAGGCGTCGGACGCCGACGTTGCCGGATACGAGCCGATTTGGGTAGATGGTGAGGTCGTAGGCTTCGTGACCTCCGGCGGCTACGCGCATCATGCCGCGACCTCGGTCGCGCTCGGGTTCCTGCCCGTCGGGCTCATCGAAGAGGGCCGGAAAGTGGAGATCGAAATCCTGGGCGAGCGTCGCCCAGCGACACTCTTTACGCGGACATTGTTCGATCCCGAAAATCAACGGATGAGGAGCTAG